GTACGCATCCTGCGGCACGCTGCAGCCCATAAACGCTACAAACGAGGCGATATTGATGATCGATCCTTTTTGCCGGGGCAACATCTCCGGAATCACATATTTGCACATCAGGTAGATGCCTTTCACGTTCACATCCATCACCCGGTCCCACACCTCGACGGGGGTGTCGATCACCGAGTGGTCCTCCGCCGGCATGATACCCGCATTGTTGTACAGGACGTCGATTTTGCCGTAACATTCGATTGTCCGGCGGACCGCCTGTTTCACACTGTCCTCATTCGCCACATTGCAAGCGAAAAATTCGGCCTCTCCGCCCGCTTCCCGCACCAGTTCCACCGTCCGCCGGCCCGCCTCTTCGTTCAGTTCGAACACGGCGACTTTCGCCCCTTCTTTGGCAAACAGGCGGGCTGCCGTCTGCCCCATGCCGCTTCCCGCACCTGTGATGATACAAACCTTATCTTGCAACCGCATCCTCATCCGCTCCTTTTGCAAGTTTCATGTCGCTGAGAGTCAGTACCTGTTGGATCCCAAGTACTCGGAATGCGCTCGAAACTTTGCGTCGCTTTGATGGGAGATGATCGTTTACCCCTGCTCAAAATACCGCGCCCGCTCCCAGGCGGTGACTACCGCGTCAAACGCCTGTTGCTCCACCCGCGCCATGTTGTAATAATGGTCGGCCACCAGTCCGCCAAACACTTCGCGGACGGCCCGGCTTTCCTTCCACAGTTGCATCGCCTCATACAGCGATCCCGGCACCCGCGGCACGCCCGACACCTTGTAAGCGTTGCCCCTGAATTCGGTCGGCAGCGGCAATTTCTGCTGAATGCCCTGCAGCCCCGCGCCAATCATCGCCGCATACGCCAGATACGGGTTCATATCCGCTCCCGGAATCCGGCACTCGATCCGCAGGCTCGCCCCATCGCCGACGATCCGGTAGCCGGCTGTCCGGTTGTCGCGGCTCCACACGATTGACACGGGCGCCCAGCTTTCCGGTGCATACCGTTTGTAGGAATTCACATTTGAGGCAAAAAACAGGGAAAACTCCCGCGTATAGGCCAACAAACCGGCCAGAAAAGATTCCATCAGCTCCGACATCCCATACTGCGTCCCTTTCGGGTCATGGAACAGATTCGCTTCCTGTTTCACATCCCACAGGCTGATATGCAGATGGCCGCTCGATCCGGTCCATCGATGATCCGGTTTGGCCATAAAGGTGATCGCATACCCCTCTTGCAGGCAGATTTCTTTCGCACCATGCTTGAAAAA
The DNA window shown above is from Effusibacillus pohliae DSM 22757 and carries:
- a CDS encoding SDR family NAD(P)-dependent oxidoreductase is translated as MRLQDKVCIITGAGSGMGQTAARLFAKEGAKVAVFELNEEAGRRTVELVREAGGEAEFFACNVANEDSVKQAVRRTIECYGKIDVLYNNAGIMPAEDHSVIDTPVEVWDRVMDVNVKGIYLMCKYVIPEMLPRQKGSIINIASFVAFMGCSVPQDAYTASKGAVVSLTRSLAIQFRPHGIRSNAICPGPIETPLLLDWLVKDEEAKRIRLSRQPSGRFGRPEDIVHCAIYLASDESDWTNGAILNVDGGITCNYF